A genomic segment from uncultured Marinifilum sp. encodes:
- the porV gene encoding type IX secretion system outer membrane channel protein PorV — MNYRLTLITSLLSLLLFTNTENLSAQTSTSGANYISTAVSFLTITPDSRAGAMGDAGVATSPDVNSMHWNPAKFAMIDGNYGVSASYTPWLRDLVDDMSIAYLTGYYRLDKNQVIGTSLRYFSLGEIAFMERSTDIPIAKNPNEWAFDVSYSRKLSDQLSGGIAFRYIRSDLTQSQYVAGIETQAGNAFAADISVYYQNEFKRNRRDMVWSWGVNISNIGSKISYTNDDEKEFIPTNLRLGSALKMELDNYNSITFAVDMNKLLVPTPENGSLKDEDGAVLVGASSSDESVVSGIFSSFSDAPDGMSEEFKEIAWSLGIEYWYQDQFALRTGYYYEHEEKGNRKYFTAGLGVKLNMFDLDFSYLIPTTQNNPLKNTLRFSLTANLDKIIK, encoded by the coding sequence ATGAATTATAGACTAACGCTAATCACAAGCCTATTAAGCCTTTTGCTTTTTACAAACACAGAAAATCTTTCTGCTCAGACTTCAACATCTGGAGCAAATTACATTTCAACAGCCGTTTCGTTTTTAACCATTACTCCCGACTCAAGAGCCGGTGCAATGGGTGATGCCGGAGTTGCTACTTCTCCCGACGTAAATTCTATGCATTGGAATCCTGCCAAATTCGCAATGATAGATGGAAACTATGGTGTTTCGGCATCATATACTCCTTGGTTAAGAGATTTAGTTGACGATATGAGTATCGCTTACCTTACCGGATATTATCGTTTAGATAAAAATCAGGTAATTGGAACTTCTCTTCGTTACTTTTCATTAGGAGAAATTGCATTTATGGAAAGATCTACAGATATTCCAATTGCAAAAAATCCAAACGAATGGGCCTTTGATGTTTCTTATTCGCGAAAATTATCGGATCAATTATCTGGAGGTATAGCCTTTCGTTACATTAGATCGGACTTAACCCAATCGCAATATGTTGCTGGTATCGAAACTCAAGCTGGAAATGCTTTTGCTGCTGATATTTCTGTTTACTACCAAAACGAATTTAAAAGAAATCGTAGAGATATGGTATGGTCTTGGGGTGTTAACATCTCTAATATTGGATCTAAAATAAGCTATACTAATGATGATGAAAAAGAATTTATACCAACTAATTTGCGATTAGGATCGGCACTAAAAATGGAACTGGACAATTACAACAGCATTACTTTTGCTGTAGATATGAATAAATTATTAGTACCAACACCTGAAAATGGTAGCCTTAAAGATGAAGATGGAGCCGTTCTTGTTGGAGCAAGCAGTTCCGACGAATCGGTTGTAAGCGGTATTTTTAGCTCCTTTTCCGATGCTCCTGATGGAATGAGTGAAGAATTTAAGGAAATTGCATGGTCGCTAGGTATAGAATATTGGTATCAGGATCAATTTGCTCTACGTACAGGCTATTATTACGAACATGAAGAAAAAGGAAATCGTAAATATTTTACTGCTGGTTTAGGTGTAAAACTAAACATGTTCGATTTAGATTTTTCATATCTAATTCCAACCACTCAAAATAATCCATTAAAAAATACTTTAAGATTTAGTTTAACTGCTAATCTTGATAAAATAATTAAATAA
- a CDS encoding thioredoxin family protein, translated as MAKLSLDILQELKDDQKSFYIYFSAPACGVCQILRPKIEEMFGKQFPLLKAYYVDTSVQPEIAAQSGLYTNPSLLVFMNGQEVLRRSRAIGVDEVETVLQRYYDMLVNE; from the coding sequence ATGGCAAAACTTAGTTTAGATATTCTTCAGGAGTTAAAGGATGATCAGAAATCATTCTATATTTATTTTTCGGCGCCTGCTTGTGGTGTTTGTCAGATACTAAGGCCCAAAATTGAAGAGATGTTTGGCAAACAATTTCCTTTGTTAAAAGCATATTATGTTGATACATCTGTTCAGCCCGAAATTGCAGCTCAATCTGGATTGTATACCAATCCATCCTTGCTGGTGTTTATGAATGGACAAGAAGTGCTTAGAAGAAGCCGAGCGATAGGTGTAGATGAGGTTGAGACTGTTTTGCAGAGATATTATGACATGCTGGTTAATGAATAA
- the ispF gene encoding 2-C-methyl-D-erythritol 2,4-cyclodiphosphate synthase, whose amino-acid sequence MKIRVGFGYDVHQLAEAEEFWLGGIKIEHSKGCVAHSDGDVLIHAICDALLGAANMRDIGYHFPDNSNDFKGIDSKILLKKTISIIAEKGYKIGNIDSTIALQKPKIKPLIPEMQETLAKVMGIDLDDIAIKATTTEKLGFVGTEDGISAYATVLIEK is encoded by the coding sequence ATGAAAATAAGAGTTGGTTTTGGATACGATGTTCATCAACTAGCCGAAGCTGAAGAGTTTTGGCTTGGGGGCATTAAAATAGAACATAGCAAAGGTTGCGTTGCACACTCCGATGGAGATGTACTAATACATGCCATTTGCGATGCTTTACTCGGAGCTGCTAATATGCGCGACATAGGATATCATTTTCCTGATAACTCGAACGATTTTAAAGGAATTGACAGTAAAATATTATTAAAAAAGACAATATCAATAATTGCTGAAAAGGGTTATAAAATTGGCAATATAGATTCTACTATTGCCTTACAAAAACCAAAGATTAAACCTCTAATTCCCGAAATGCAGGAAACACTTGCTAAAGTAATGGGGATAGATTTAGATGATATCGCGATTAAAGCCACAACAACCGAAAAACTAGGTTTTGTTGGTACCGAAGATGGAATTTCGGCTTACGCTACAGTTCTTATTGAAAAATAA
- a CDS encoding Nif3-like dinuclear metal center hexameric protein — MRIKEIVSSIEQFAPVSYQESYDNSGLIVGEYNKEVSGVLICLDVIETVVEEAISKGANLIIAHHPIVFKGLKRFNGNNYVERTLMLAIKNDIAIYAAHTNIDSVRGGVSERICDLIGLKNKKILSPVKDDLKKLVSFVPAEYADKVKEALFSAGAGSIGNYDSCSFSAEGTGSFKAGENTNPFVGEKGKIHFENEHRIETIFPKHLKGKVIGALLDSHPYEEVAYDIYPIENSNFEAGFGMIGDLEISENSVDFLKRIKKIFRSGCVRHTKIIKKELKKVAVCGGSGSFLLQKALSAKADIFITGDFKYHEFFDAEGKIIIADIGHYESEQFTRDIFYEIVTKKFPNFAVHISEINSNPINYL, encoded by the coding sequence TTGAGAATAAAAGAGATTGTATCATCTATAGAGCAGTTTGCACCTGTGTCTTATCAGGAATCGTATGATAATTCCGGATTAATTGTGGGCGAATACAATAAGGAGGTAAGTGGAGTGTTAATTTGCCTAGATGTTATTGAAACCGTAGTTGAAGAAGCCATAAGTAAAGGTGCTAACCTGATTATTGCTCACCATCCGATTGTTTTTAAGGGATTAAAAAGATTTAATGGCAATAACTATGTGGAAAGAACACTTATGTTGGCTATTAAAAATGATATTGCAATTTATGCCGCTCATACTAATATTGATTCGGTAAGAGGAGGTGTAAGCGAAAGAATTTGTGATTTAATAGGACTAAAAAATAAGAAAATTCTTTCTCCTGTTAAAGATGATTTAAAGAAACTGGTAAGTTTTGTTCCTGCTGAATATGCCGATAAAGTAAAAGAAGCTTTGTTTAGCGCAGGTGCAGGTAGCATTGGAAATTACGATTCTTGCAGTTTTAGTGCCGAGGGAACAGGTAGTTTTAAAGCTGGGGAGAATACAAATCCTTTTGTTGGTGAAAAAGGAAAGATACATTTTGAAAATGAACACCGCATTGAAACCATATTTCCAAAGCATCTTAAGGGGAAAGTAATCGGAGCTCTTTTAGATAGTCATCCTTACGAAGAAGTTGCTTACGATATTTACCCAATAGAAAATAGTAATTTCGAAGCAGGTTTTGGAATGATTGGGGATTTGGAAATTTCAGAAAATTCTGTCGACTTTTTAAAGCGAATTAAGAAAATCTTTCGTTCTGGCTGCGTAAGACATACTAAAATTATTAAAAAAGAATTAAAAAAAGTTGCAGTTTGTGGTGGTAGTGGAAGCTTTTTATTGCAAAAAGCCTTATCTGCAAAAGCAGACATATTTATTACTGGAGACTTTAAATATCACGAGTTTTTCGATGCCGAAGGAAAGATAATAATTGCTGATATCGGACATTATGAAAGTGAACAATTTACTCGGGATATTTTTTATGAGATAGTTACAAAAAAATTCCCTAACTTTGCGGTTCATATTTCTGAGATAAATTCGAATCCAATAAATTATTTGTAA
- a CDS encoding CoA-binding protein: MQNTGKTLVIGASTKEDRYSNQCVKLLREHNIETVALGNKAGTIKDIEIQTGRPTETNVQTVAIYLSAKNLKSYEDYIINLKPERVLFPPGTENSDFYEKAKAYGIATEEACPLVMLKTGVY; encoded by the coding sequence ATGCAAAATACAGGAAAAACACTTGTTATTGGTGCAAGTACAAAAGAGGATCGCTACTCAAACCAATGCGTAAAATTACTTCGCGAACATAATATTGAAACCGTTGCTTTGGGAAATAAAGCTGGAACCATTAAGGATATAGAAATTCAGACAGGAAGACCAACAGAAACAAATGTACAAACTGTTGCAATTTATCTTTCAGCTAAAAACCTTAAATCTTACGAAGATTATATCATTAACTTAAAACCAGAAAGGGTTTTATTTCCTCCGGGAACAGAAAATTCTGATTTTTACGAAAAAGCAAAAGCTTATGGTATCGCAACCGAAGAAGCTTGTCCTTTGGTAATGCTTAAAACAGGAGTTTATTAA
- the porU gene encoding type IX secretion system sortase PorU — MRILFFLLIIVISFNSFGQSSKEFKLSWEQKSIYSSTGEKINSLYFSGASINEENNWLPVFSELKQLGSNREIFSAELFDTQFEQLSSTEERILRNNFFPKLITPKVNSLTIRKKTYQQVKFIPIRKNSVTGKIEKLISFKLRYLKETSTKTVSKAKSYASSSVLSSGKWIKISVDTTAVHKISYSQLNNMGIDNPSQIRIYGYGGGMLPKTNSETVIDDLPLVPVYLNTGSDGIFNSGDYLLFYAEGPRSWNYDESKSEFVHENHLYSDKAYYFLSSDKGSPITIQKVNSENSYNNTVTDFDDFQVIDIDETNLLESGRLWLGQEFDVSTEFDYNFKFPNLKANTPIKLTSSLVARSSSSTKFELSSSNTAIGNINISAVNTSSYTANYALLTEETFSNFIPDSDNLDISLSYQKSSASSIGWLNFLRINARRNLIFENSQMSFRDVESIGTGNVSRFEIKNCNSKSMLWDVTNPLSVKQIQLFLNGTTATFNTSTSSLKEFIVINSDGDFPTPEFVESIQNQNLHGLSQTDMLIISNSTFMNYAGQIAEYHRNNDNLKVNVVSQNAIFNEFSSGNPDVAAIRNFVKMFYDRATSEADMIKYLLLFGDGSFDNKLESASNTNKILTYQSENSISPTQSFVTDDFYGLLDNEEGEASGMVDIGIGRLPVNTNEEAQIVTHKILNYNNTDKGDWQTSICFIGDDEDNNTHMRDANKLAILIENNYPQYRTQRIFLDDYEQITSSAGQEYPDVNLEINESINSGRLIVNYTGHGNENGLAHEHILMLEDIQAWKNPNKLPLFMTATCEFSRFDNYKKLSAGEMIFLRDNGGGIGLFTTTRLVYSSPNFSLNQNFYNYVFEKNSKGENYRLGDIMRKTKNASSTGINKRNFTLLGDPALKLNYPEHNVITTKINDLDITQTSDTLKAMSEIKISGKILSATGNSTNNFNGTIYPTIFDKISSNSTRGNDGDPFEYSEQSNVIYKGKASVKNGNFEFSFFVPKDINYKYGNGKISYYAASENTDAAGYTNTIIIGGTNSNAINDDIGPDIDLFMNDEQFTPGGMTDSEPLFLAIVQDSSGINTLGTSIGHSLIATLDQNTDKQIELNDFFESELDNYKKGRITYQLSELDEGEHEIQLKVWDNVNNSSEESLEFIVAENADLVLKHVLNYPNPFTTNTSFYFEHNKASSELDILIQILSISGKLIKTIETSVSASGNRVGPIQWDGKDDFGNSIGRGVYFYRVKVRADNGKTVNKFEKLVILK, encoded by the coding sequence ATGCGTATTTTATTTTTTCTTCTTATCATAGTAATTAGTTTCAACTCATTTGGACAATCGAGCAAAGAATTCAAATTATCCTGGGAACAAAAAAGCATATACTCTTCTACAGGTGAAAAAATTAATTCTCTGTATTTCTCAGGAGCTTCCATTAACGAAGAAAACAATTGGTTACCAGTATTTTCAGAACTTAAACAATTAGGTTCGAACAGAGAAATATTCTCTGCTGAGTTATTTGATACGCAATTCGAACAGTTAAGTTCCACTGAAGAGCGAATTTTACGAAATAATTTTTTTCCGAAACTTATTACTCCTAAAGTTAATTCGCTTACTATACGAAAAAAAACATATCAGCAAGTCAAATTTATTCCCATCAGAAAAAATTCCGTTACAGGTAAAATCGAAAAACTAATTAGTTTTAAACTAAGATACTTAAAAGAAACTAGCACTAAAACTGTAAGTAAAGCTAAATCTTATGCAAGTAGTTCTGTTCTTTCATCAGGCAAATGGATAAAGATATCTGTTGACACAACAGCTGTACATAAAATTAGCTATTCTCAATTAAACAATATGGGAATAGATAATCCTTCACAAATAAGAATTTATGGATATGGCGGAGGTATGCTTCCTAAAACAAACTCAGAAACTGTTATCGACGATCTTCCTCTTGTTCCAGTTTATTTAAATACAGGAAGCGATGGTATTTTCAATTCTGGTGATTACCTCCTTTTTTATGCTGAAGGTCCAAGATCATGGAATTACGACGAATCGAAGTCTGAATTTGTTCACGAAAATCATCTTTATTCTGATAAAGCCTATTATTTCCTAAGCTCGGACAAAGGAAGCCCAATAACAATACAAAAAGTAAATTCAGAAAACTCTTACAATAATACTGTTACCGATTTCGATGACTTTCAAGTAATAGATATAGATGAAACCAACTTATTAGAATCGGGCAGACTTTGGCTTGGACAAGAATTTGATGTTAGTACAGAATTCGATTATAATTTTAAATTCCCAAATTTAAAAGCCAATACTCCAATAAAACTAACAAGCAGTTTAGTCGCAAGGTCTTCATCGTCTACAAAATTTGAGTTAAGTTCGTCGAATACTGCCATTGGAAATATAAATATATCTGCTGTAAATACATCTAGCTATACTGCCAATTACGCACTTTTAACCGAAGAAACTTTTTCGAACTTTATTCCTGATTCCGACAATTTAGATATTAGTTTAAGTTATCAGAAAAGCTCAGCATCTTCAATTGGATGGCTAAATTTTTTAAGAATAAATGCCCGAAGAAATTTAATTTTTGAAAATTCACAAATGTCTTTTCGCGATGTAGAATCAATTGGCACAGGGAATGTATCGAGGTTTGAAATTAAAAATTGCAATTCTAAATCAATGCTTTGGGATGTTACCAACCCTTTATCGGTTAAACAAATTCAACTTTTTTTAAATGGTACTACCGCCACTTTTAATACTTCAACATCCTCTCTTAAAGAGTTTATCGTTATTAATTCCGATGGAGATTTTCCCACTCCCGAATTTGTTGAAAGTATTCAAAATCAAAACTTACATGGCTTAAGCCAAACCGATATGCTAATTATAAGCAATTCGACTTTTATGAATTATGCAGGACAAATAGCCGAATACCACCGAAACAATGATAATTTAAAAGTTAATGTGGTCAGTCAAAATGCAATATTCAACGAATTTTCATCCGGAAATCCTGATGTTGCTGCAATTAGAAATTTTGTAAAAATGTTCTACGACCGAGCTACTTCCGAAGCTGATATGATTAAATATCTCTTGCTTTTTGGCGATGGATCGTTCGATAATAAATTAGAAAGTGCCAGCAATACAAATAAAATTCTCACTTATCAATCTGAAAATTCTATTAGCCCAACCCAATCGTTCGTTACCGATGATTTTTATGGTTTACTTGATAATGAGGAAGGAGAAGCATCGGGAATGGTAGACATAGGAATTGGAAGACTTCCGGTAAATACAAACGAAGAAGCGCAAATTGTTACTCATAAAATTTTGAATTATAATAACACTGATAAAGGCGATTGGCAAACCTCAATTTGTTTTATTGGCGACGATGAAGATAATAATACTCACATGCGTGATGCCAACAAGCTAGCCATCCTTATAGAAAATAATTATCCACAGTACAGAACACAACGAATTTTTTTAGACGACTACGAACAAATTACTAGCTCGGCCGGCCAAGAATATCCCGATGTAAACCTAGAAATTAACGAAAGCATTAACTCAGGACGTTTAATTGTTAATTATACAGGCCACGGAAACGAAAATGGTCTTGCACACGAGCATATTTTAATGCTTGAGGATATACAGGCATGGAAAAATCCAAACAAATTACCACTATTTATGACCGCTACCTGCGAATTTAGCAGATTTGATAATTACAAAAAATTATCGGCCGGAGAAATGATATTTTTAAGAGATAATGGAGGTGGCATTGGGCTCTTTACAACAACACGTTTGGTATACTCTTCACCTAACTTTAGTTTAAATCAAAACTTCTACAATTATGTATTTGAAAAAAATTCTAAGGGAGAAAACTATCGCTTAGGAGATATAATGAGGAAAACAAAAAATGCAAGCTCTACAGGTATTAACAAAAGAAACTTTACCCTCCTAGGCGATCCTGCATTAAAACTAAACTACCCTGAGCATAATGTTATAACAACAAAAATTAATGATCTCGACATAACACAAACAAGCGATACTCTAAAAGCCATGAGTGAAATTAAAATATCGGGAAAAATACTTAGTGCTACTGGTAATAGCACCAATAATTTTAATGGCACAATTTACCCTACTATTTTCGACAAAATAAGTAGTAATTCTACTCGAGGAAATGATGGAGATCCTTTTGAGTATTCTGAACAATCTAATGTTATCTATAAAGGGAAAGCAAGTGTGAAAAATGGCAATTTCGAATTTAGTTTCTTTGTTCCCAAAGATATTAATTACAAATATGGCAATGGAAAAATATCCTATTATGCTGCTAGCGAAAATACTGATGCTGCAGGATATACCAATACGATAATAATTGGCGGAACAAATTCCAATGCCATAAACGACGACATAGGGCCAGATATCGATTTGTTTATGAACGACGAACAGTTTACACCTGGAGGAATGACAGATTCCGAACCTCTATTTTTAGCAATAGTTCAGGATTCCAGTGGAATAAACACTCTTGGCACTTCAATTGGCCATTCGCTTATTGCAACCCTCGATCAAAATACAGATAAACAAATAGAATTAAATGATTTTTTTGAGTCAGAACTTGATAACTACAAAAAAGGCAGAATTACCTATCAATTAAGTGAATTAGACGAAGGAGAACACGAAATACAATTAAAAGTATGGGATAACGTAAACAACTCATCAGAAGAGAGTTTAGAATTTATCGTAGCCGAAAATGCCGACCTTGTGTTAAAACATGTTCTTAATTACCCTAATCCGTTTACCACAAATACCAGTTTTTATTTTGAACACAATAAAGCCTCCAGCGAACTTGATATTTTAATCCAAATTTTAAGTATATCAGGAAAATTAATTAAAACCATTGAAACCAGTGTTAGCGCATCAGGAAATCGTGTTGGACCAATACAATGGGACGGAAAAGATGATTTTGGAAACTCCATTGGTCGTGGAGTTTACTTCTATCGTGTAAAAGTTAGAGCCGATAATGGAAAAACCGTTAATAAATTCGAAAAATTAGTCATCCTTAAATAA
- a CDS encoding MerR family transcriptional regulator produces MPYKEQKIEKLYYSIGEVAVMFDVNTSLIRFWEKEFDIIKPKKNKKGNRFFTQVDIENFHLIFHLVKERGMTLKGAKLKLKENKGDTENNFNVVTRLQEIKDLLLEIKEAL; encoded by the coding sequence GTGCCTTATAAAGAACAAAAAATAGAGAAGCTTTATTATTCCATTGGAGAAGTTGCAGTTATGTTTGATGTAAATACTTCTTTGATTCGTTTTTGGGAAAAAGAATTTGATATTATTAAACCAAAAAAAAATAAAAAAGGGAATCGCTTTTTTACACAAGTGGATATTGAAAATTTTCATCTTATTTTTCATTTGGTAAAAGAAAGAGGAATGACTTTAAAAGGTGCTAAACTTAAGTTGAAAGAGAACAAAGGAGATACCGAGAACAATTTTAATGTGGTAACTCGTTTGCAGGAAATAAAAGATCTTTTGTTGGAAATAAAAGAGGCACTATAA
- a CDS encoding C4-type zinc ribbon domain-containing protein, which translates to MTTKDPKASDFKDISVEEKLRTLYEMQSVDSEVDQIRTLRGELPLEVQDLEDEIAGLDTRIANLNNEVKELVETVAKKKQEIKEAGLLIKKYEAQQMNVRNNREFDSISKEIEFQNLEIELCEKRIKEFTAEMNNKKALIENSEGIFADKKADLESKKGELDEIVSETQKEEDKLIAKSESFQGKIEERLLTAYSRIRSNARNGLAVVTVERDACGGCFNKIPPQRQMDIRSRKKIIVCEYCGRILVDKYIVDYDHTLEEADKAAAAAKPKRRTRKKE; encoded by the coding sequence ATGACAACAAAAGATCCAAAAGCTTCAGATTTTAAGGATATTTCAGTTGAAGAAAAATTGCGCACACTGTATGAAATGCAGTCTGTTGATTCTGAGGTAGACCAAATTAGAACGCTTAGAGGAGAGCTTCCGTTAGAAGTACAGGACTTGGAAGATGAGATTGCTGGACTTGATACTAGAATCGCGAATCTAAATAACGAGGTAAAAGAGCTTGTTGAAACTGTTGCTAAGAAAAAGCAAGAGATAAAAGAAGCAGGTTTACTTATTAAGAAGTACGAAGCTCAACAAATGAATGTTCGTAATAACCGTGAGTTCGATTCTATTTCTAAAGAAATCGAATTCCAGAACCTTGAAATCGAATTGTGCGAAAAACGTATCAAGGAGTTTACTGCGGAGATGAATAACAAAAAAGCTTTGATTGAAAATTCAGAAGGAATTTTTGCAGATAAAAAAGCAGACTTGGAATCTAAAAAAGGAGAATTAGATGAAATTGTATCTGAAACTCAAAAAGAAGAGGATAAGTTGATTGCTAAATCTGAATCATTCCAGGGAAAAATTGAAGAGAGATTGCTTACTGCATATTCTAGAATTCGCTCCAATGCAAGAAACGGACTAGCTGTAGTAACAGTTGAACGTGATGCCTGTGGAGGTTGTTTTAATAAAATTCCACCTCAGCGCCAGATGGATATTCGTTCTCGTAAAAAAATTATCGTTTGTGAGTATTGCGGACGTATTTTGGTTGACAAATACATTGTTGATTACGATCATACACTTGAGGAAGCAGATAAAGCTGCTGCCGCTGCCAAGCCAAAAAGAAGAACTCGTAAAAAGGAATAG
- a CDS encoding urocanate hydratase, with protein sequence MTTITSEFQQMILEGIPEQLPAPQKYDTEINHAPKRKEILNAEEKKLALRNALRYFDSKDHAELIPEFVNELETYGRIYMYRLRPSYEMKARGINEYPGKCDQAKAIMLMIQNNLDYAVAQHPHELITYGGNGAVFQNWAQYRLCMKYLAEMTDEQTLVMYSGHPMGLYPSHKDAPRVVVTNGMVIPNYSKPDDWEKMNALGVSQYGQMTAGSYMYIGPQGIVHGTTITVLNAGRKISENGEGLEGKLFITAGLGGMSGAQPKAANIAGCISITAEINPKAIDTRYSQAWVDEKIDNLDELINRVRKAKADKEVVSIAYQGNIVDVWERFAEEDIKVDLGSDQTSLHNPWAGGYYPVDVDFELAKEMMSNNPELFKEKVQESLRRHVAAINKCVDKFGTYFFDYGNAFLLESSRAGADIMKEDGKFKYNSYVQDIMGPMCFDYGFGPFRWVCTSGKPEDLAETDKLATEVLEEIRKNSPEEIQQQMADNIRWIKGAQENKLVVGSEARILYADAEGRIKIADAFNKAIAAGKIGPVVLGRDHHDVSGTDSPFRETSNIYDGSSFTADMAIQNVIGDSFRGATWVSIHNGGGVGWGEVINGGFGMLLDGSADTDRRLRSMLYWDVNNGISRRSWARNEGAVFAIKRAMEMNPDLKVTIPNFADDKLIDEAF encoded by the coding sequence ATGACAACAATAACTAGCGAATTTCAGCAAATGATTCTGGAAGGAATTCCTGAGCAGTTGCCAGCTCCACAGAAGTATGATACAGAAATAAATCATGCACCTAAGCGTAAAGAAATTTTAAATGCTGAGGAAAAAAAACTAGCATTGAGAAACGCATTGCGTTATTTCGATTCTAAAGATCATGCCGAGTTAATTCCCGAATTTGTTAATGAGCTTGAAACTTACGGTAGAATTTATATGTACCGTTTGCGTCCTAGCTATGAAATGAAAGCACGTGGGATTAATGAGTATCCAGGTAAATGTGATCAGGCTAAAGCAATTATGCTGATGATACAGAATAATTTGGATTATGCTGTGGCTCAACATCCGCACGAATTAATTACATACGGAGGAAATGGTGCTGTTTTTCAAAATTGGGCTCAGTATCGTTTATGTATGAAATACTTGGCTGAAATGACAGATGAGCAAACTTTGGTTATGTATTCAGGTCATCCAATGGGATTGTACCCTTCGCATAAAGATGCTCCTCGTGTAGTTGTAACTAATGGTATGGTTATTCCTAATTACAGTAAGCCAGATGATTGGGAAAAAATGAATGCTTTGGGTGTTTCGCAATATGGACAAATGACTGCCGGATCGTATATGTATATTGGACCTCAGGGAATTGTTCACGGAACTACCATTACTGTTTTAAACGCTGGCAGAAAAATCAGTGAAAACGGAGAAGGTTTAGAAGGAAAATTATTTATTACTGCTGGTTTAGGTGGTATGTCGGGAGCACAACCTAAGGCAGCTAATATTGCCGGATGTATAAGTATTACAGCCGAAATAAATCCTAAAGCAATAGATACTCGATATTCACAAGCTTGGGTGGATGAGAAAATTGATAATCTTGATGAATTAATCAACAGAGTTCGTAAAGCTAAGGCTGATAAGGAGGTTGTATCAATAGCATATCAGGGAAATATTGTTGATGTTTGGGAGCGTTTTGCAGAAGAAGATATTAAAGTTGATTTAGGATCTGACCAAACTTCATTGCACAACCCATGGGCTGGTGGTTACTATCCTGTTGATGTTGATTTCGAACTTGCGAAAGAAATGATGTCTAACAATCCTGAATTGTTTAAAGAGAAAGTTCAGGAATCTCTTCGTCGTCATGTTGCAGCTATTAACAAGTGTGTTGATAAGTTTGGAACTTACTTCTTCGACTACGGAAATGCATTCCTATTGGAATCGAGTCGTGCAGGTGCTGATATTATGAAGGAAGATGGTAAGTTTAAATATAATTCTTACGTTCAGGATATTATGGGCCCAATGTGTTTCGATTACGGATTTGGACCATTTCGATGGGTTTGTACCAGTGGTAAGCCCGAAGATTTGGCTGAGACTGATAAACTTGCAACCGAAGTATTGGAAGAGATTCGTAAGAATTCGCCAGAAGAAATTCAGCAGCAAATGGCTGATAATATTCGTTGGATTAAGGGAGCACAGGAAAATAAATTGGTTGTTGGATCGGAAGCCCGAATTCTTTATGCTGATGCCGAAGGTCGTATTAAGATTGCCGATGCATTTAATAAAGCGATTGCAGCAGGTAAGATTGGACCTGTTGTGTTAGGACGCGACCATCACGATGTATCAGGTACAGATTCACCATTTCGCGAAACATCTAATATTTACGATGGATCAAGCTTTACAGCCGATATGGCCATTCAGAACGTAATTGGTGATTCTTTCCGTGGAGCTACCTGGGTTTCTATTCACAATGGTGGTGGAGTAGGTTGGGGAGAAGTAATCAACGGTGGATTCGGTATGTTACTGGATGGTTCTGCTGATACTGATCGTAGACTAAGATCGATGCTATACTGGGATGTAAATAATGGTATTTCGCGCAGAAGCTGGGCAAGAAACGAAGGTGCTGTTTTTGCAATTAAACGTGCAATGGAAATGAATCCTGATTTAAAAGTTACGATTCCTAACTTTGCTGACGATAAATTGATTGACGAAGCTTTTTAG